CCCGCCGGATTACGAGGTCGAGCAGACGACCCGAGCCGCATCGGAAGGCCGCGACCTCCAGATCGAGAAGGCGGTGGAGGTGGCGCTGGAGTTGCTGAAGACGCAGGGCGTCACCCATCCGGCGCAGCCGGCTGATCCGGTGCGCGTCCGCCGGCCTGACGGGCGTTGACGGAGGGTAGGCGCTGGGGGCGAAAGGTGTCTGGAAGGGATGCGGACGTCTTCCGCGCGTTCAGTACGTGGCGGAGCAGGGCCATCGCATGCTCTTCAAGCGTGAGCATCTCCCGGTATGGGAGTATGGGGGTATGGGAGATTCTCCGGTAATAAATGCCCCCATGCACCCAAACTACCATACGTTTCTCACGGCCAAGGTGAGAATGCGATGGCCCTGCGTGGCGGAGGCGCCATATTTTGCGTCTTTACGCGGGGTAGTATATTCGGGGGACGACACCATTCATCGATCCTCTGATTCTGATGCACCGTATTGCCTTCTTTCTCCTGTTCTGCCTGATCGCTCCGGCGGCGCACGCGCAGCGCGCCATCGACAACACCTCGCCGTTCCGCGACCTCGGCCTGCCGGCCGCCAACAACATCCGCAACGGCGCCGGCCGGCCCGGTGCAGCCTACTGGCAGCAGCGCGTCGACTACACCATAAAGGGCACGCTCGACACCGAAAAGAACCAGCTCCACGGGACGGAAACGATCCGCTACACCAACAACTCGCCGGATGCCCTGCCCTACCTCTGGATGCATCTCGAACAGAATATGTGCGCGCCGACGAGCGTCACCAACCAGCTGAACCAGCC
This genomic window from Rhodothermales bacterium contains:
- a CDS encoding M1 family peptidase, with the translated sequence MHRIAFFLLFCLIAPAAHAQRAIDNTSPFRDLGLPAANNIRNGAGRPGAAYWQQRVDYTIKGTLDTEKNQLHGTETIRYTNNSPDALPYLWMHLEQNMCAPTSVTNQLNQPPLIFLGSVFDFSCQGFEGGIWVTRIQAGGRDLAHTVYNTTMRVDLPEAIQPGDRLDIEVDWYFIIPPYGGARMGRDGPLYEIAQWYPRLAVY